GAGGCTCAGACTCTATGATGCATTTGGTCAGCAACAAAATTTTAAGTCGATAAATTTTTATTGCAATGCCTCCCTGCATTTACGAGCCTAATCTATAGGTCAGTGAGCAACAAACAGGCAAATCTGTCTCGACAAACCAGTCTTGTCATACCTCTCTACGTTGCAAACGAGATTTAAATTTGCTGACAAGATGCAGTGTGGTCACTGATTTTCTCTGCAACAGAAAAGCTCTAATTTCATCTTCGGTAACAGGACCTGTGGCAAGACTTTGAGCAGTTTTGGGAAAGGGTGATGCACGCTTTATGAGAAAACTGTGATTCGCTGTAGATGAAGATTCATCTTCCACAGGTATTGCATCCTGCATGATATGAAGAGAAGGAGATCGGCATTAATATAAGAAGGGAAAGAATCACTCCTTAGAAAATCAAGGAGTTAGTTAATAGTAGTCTCAAAATCATAGCTTTGTTAAACAGTACAGGTAAGTCAGCTGACACAGAAGCAAGAATCAACTTCCCAATTAAGAGTTTTCTTTTCTTATATTCTTTTAATTTGAAGGGGAgttttggcgtaactggtaaagttgctgccacgtgaccaggaggtcacgggttctaagccgtggaaacagccccTTGCAAAAATGTAGGGAAAGGCTGCATACGATAAACCCTTGTGGTCCGACCCTTCCCCGAACCCTATGcgccgggctgcccttttttctTTAAATTACAAGGACCAAAAGTGGGTTTCTAGATGGGTGTGAAACTTAAGATGCCTTGGACAGCATCTAATTTTCATGCAAAGGACACATCTAAAGCAAATAAATATCATGGATAGTAATTTCATACGGTTTCTGCATTTCCACTACATTCTCTTTGTGGACAAGTTGGGTCTTAGAAGTCCAACATTCTCTCCTCAAGACATTATTTGTGAAACATTAATAGTTTTACAATTATTCTTTTGTACTCCCCATCACCTAGTACTCGTGAAGCACTCCTATATTTAGGTCATTCAATTTTTATTGTGTGTGTTACATCTTTGCCTATCATGCCATTGCCCCAGAAAGACTATGCCAAGTATCTAAAGTGTCAACATTTAAGAACCACAATCGGATCTAATCTCATTTTTCTCATAGAGAGTAAACTTGCAACATCTCCAATCTGCTTCTACTTATCGTAAAACTCTTATGCTCCATAGTACTTTTCCATGGTTCCAACTCTTTGTTAACATTAGCTACTTCTGTCAATTAACATAATATCATCTGCAAAATGAATGATTCATGAACGCTCAATTTGTATACTATTAGTTACCTCATCCGTAATTAGGATATAAACTACATACTCGATACAAATCATAGGTTCTGAAAAACTCAATATCTCCTCCACTATTCTCACATTTGTTCCCGCTACTTCGTTCATCTCTTTTAGAAAATATGTATCTTTCTTCCTTTTCGAGCACTCCCCAAAAATTAATGAATTTCACTCAATCATATAAATTGTGCACGGACAGCCCTATAAAGGCTTCTCTCTAGCATGAATAACTTTTAAACTCATGTCATCATCATatcaaacaaaaatgaaaatgaaaaataagttgaatatatacaaataataataatactaacaacataataataataataataataaagttatCTATCATTTTTACTGGCATATAAATCTAGGATTATATTAAAAAGACTAAAACCTATTACCAAATAGAAGATATCACCTATATGGATCTTATTCTTCCATTATTCCCTGTCTTTAGCTAAATCTGTATTAATCCTTAAGGAATTGTATAAATTTCGAGACAACTTTTTTCCATGTGATTTTAGGTCTACCTCGCCCCCTTTTAACACCTTCACTCACTACAGTTTCACACCTATGAACTGGTGCATCTGTAGGTCGACGCAGGACATGACCATACTATCTCAATCGACCTTCTCTCATTTTATCCTCAAGACATGCTACTTGCACCTTCTAACGTATGTGTGATTATTTTAAGCTACTTgtatgaatataacaaaaaagTGTAAAAAGGAAGGTGAAGAAATTATAGGGCGGCAGACGCTCTTGATCTCAGTGGGAGAAACGGAGGTGGTTGGGTTAAATGAAGACAAAATGAGGGGAAGGATAATATACTACCGTAACATCTTCTACCAGCCATCACATCCTCCATTGTATATAGAAAAACAAAACGTGAATCTGTCTATATTCAACAGAAGATAAggctttatttttataaaatgagTCCTACGGAACAAAAATGGATAAAATATCACCTTTAAAAATCAATTCTCCAAACTATAATGCAACTCCACATTGTTGAGTGACAAAGTATTCGAATGTTCTTGCAGGACAAAAAATTGTTTGCTTCTGCCATACAATTTTATTTATCACTTAGCACTCAGATTGGGTGCCTATATCCACGAAGTCTTGAATTTCTCAACTACAACAACGAAAAACTAGCATTTACTTAGTACTGCACTGTCAAATCAGCACCATCAAACTCAAACACACTGATATCTTTGCAGAAGCAAAAAACCTAGCCATATGTCCACCTAACCAATTGCCTCAAACAGAATGAAGGACATAATGCTTCAAAAACCAAGAAACCCAAAGATTTCCACAAAATTTGACGAACACTCGGGAGAAACTACTAGCATCTATCAATTATATGTctcaatcccaaactagttagGATCGAGAATATGAATACTCAGCACAAACCTACCTGTAACACAACATAGCTAGCTGTACCGGTTTTCTGTATCTTGGAGATCCTCCTCAATACATTAGCAAAAGCAATCTTATCCTGCAtcaaaattaattaataaaatcaggTAAGGGAAGGAGGAATCTACCATATCACAAGAAGTGAAGTAAAAGGATTTTAAAAACTTGGCTGACATGCAGTTATGCTGACAAACCAGTCTTGTCATACCTCTCTACATTTTAAACGAGATTTAAATTTGCTGACAAGACTCAGTTTGGTCACTTGTTTTCTCTGCATCAGAAAAGCTCTAATTTCATCTTCGGTAACAGGACCTGTCGCAGGACTTTGAGTAGTTTTGGGAAAAGGTGATGCACATTTTATGAGCACACTGTTATTGGCAGTAGATGAATATTCATCTTTCACAGGTATTGCATCCTGCACGATATGAAGAGAATGAGATCGGCATTAATATAAGAAGAGAAAGAATCACTCCTTAGAAAATCAAGGAATTAGTTAATAGTCGTCTCAAAATCATAGCTTTGTTAAATAATACAAGTGAGTCAGCTTCAACGGAGGTAAGAATCAACTTCCTGATTTAGAGTTTTCTTTTCTTAGATTCTTTAGACTAAAAGGACCACAAGTGGCTTTCTAGATGGGTGTGAAATTTGAGATGCCTTGGACATCATCTAATTTTCATGCAAAGGACACATCTAAAGCAAATAAATATCATGGACAGTAATTTCGTACGGTTTCCGCATTTCCACTACATTCTCTTTGTGGACAAGTTGGGTCTTAGAAGTCCAACATTCTCTCCTCATGACATTATTTGTGAAACATTAATGGTTTTACAATTATTCTGTTGAACTCCCTACCACCTAGTACTCCTGAAGCACTCGTATATTTAGGTTATTCAGTTTTTATTCTGTGTGTTACATCTTTGCCTATCATGCCACTCCCCCAGAAAGACTATGCCTAAGTATCTAAAGTGTCAGCATTTAAGAACCACAATCGGATCTAATCTCATTTTTCTTATagagaataaacttgcaatatctTCAGTCTGCTTCTACTTATCGTAAAATTCTTATGCTTCATAGTACTTTCCATGGTTCCAACTCTTTGTTAATGGTAGCTGCTTCCCTCAGTTAACATAATATCATCTGCAAACAAATGCTTCATAAATGCTCATTTTGTATACTACTAGTTACCTCATCCATAATTAGGATAAAAAGTACAGACACAATACAAATCATTGGTTCTGAAAAACTCAATATCTCTTCCACTATTCTCACATTTGTTCCCGCTACTTAATTCACATCTTTTAGAAGAATATGTATCTTTCTTCCTTCTCGAGCACTCCCCAAAGCTTAATATATTTCATTCAATCATATAAATTGTGCACTGGACAGCCCTATAAAGGCTTCTATCTAgcataaatattttttaaactcatttatcaaacaaaaataaaaatgaaaaaatatatataaataaactgatcaaatatatatatatatacatacaaataaTAGCAATAATAATATTAAAAGTTATTTATCACTTTTACTGGCATATAAATCTACGATAAGGTCAAAATACTCCTAGAAAAGCAATAGGTTCAAAACCAACGTACTAACAGGACTGAAACCTATTACCAACTAACAGATATTACCTATATGGGTCTTATTCTTCCATTATGCCCTATCTTTAGCTAAGTCTTCATAAGCTACTGGTATGAATATAACAAAGAAGTGTCACTTA
This sequence is a window from Nicotiana sylvestris chromosome 3, ASM39365v2, whole genome shotgun sequence. Protein-coding genes within it:
- the LOC104220190 gene encoding transcription initiation factor IIF subunit alpha-like isoform X1, which gives rise to MRAPITRFIRDAIPVKDEYSSTANNSVLIKCASPFPKTTQSPATGPVTEDEIRAFLMQRKQVTKLSLVSKFKSRLKCREDKIAFANVLRRISKIQKTGTASYVVLQDAIPVEDESSSTANHSFLIKRASPFPKTAQSLATGPVTEDEIRAFLLQRKSVTTLHLVSKFKSRLQRREDKAAFADVLKRITKIQKTGTTSYVVLRERLESNTQVHGLAAKINRLGIND
- the LOC104220190 gene encoding transcription initiation factor IIF subunit alpha-like isoform X2: MQRKQVTKLSLVSKFKSRLKCREDKIAFANVLRRISKIQKTGTASYVVLQDAIPVEDESSSTANHSFLIKRASPFPKTAQSLATGPVTEDEIRAFLLQRKSVTTLHLVSKFKSRLQRREDKAAFADVLKRITKIQKTGTTSYVVLRERLESNTQVHGLAAKINRLGIND